A genome region from Pan troglodytes isolate AG18354 chromosome 3, NHGRI_mPanTro3-v2.0_pri, whole genome shotgun sequence includes the following:
- the LOC104006062 gene encoding thioredoxin-like encodes MMMITTSLLIRPQQPRVVKQINSKVAFQEALDTAGNKLVVDFSATWCGPCKMIKSFFHSLSEKYSNMVFLEVDVDDCQDVALEYEVKCMPTFQFFKKGQKVGEFSGANKEKLEATINELV; translated from the exons ATGATGATGATTACAACTAGT TTGCTCATCAGACCCCAGCAGCCAAGAGTGGTAAAACAGATCAACAGCAAGGTTGCTTTTCAGGAAGCCTTGGACACTGCAGGCAATAAACTTGTAGTTGACTTCTCAGCCACATGGTGTGGGCCTTGCAAAATGATCAAGTCTTTCTTTCATTCCCTCTCTGAAAAGTATTCCAACATGGTATTCCTTGAAGTAGATGTGGATGACTGTCAGGATGTTGCTTTAGAGTATGAAGTCAAATGCATGCCAACATTCCAGTTTTTTAAGAAGGGACAAAAGGTGGGTGAATTTTCTGGGGCCAATAAGGAAAAGCTTGAAGCCACCATCAATGAATTAGTCTAA